The Xanthomonas fragariae genome has a segment encoding these proteins:
- a CDS encoding putative Ig domain-containing protein: MAEAFLGQLDIIARDNGGSVVREITADEAWAFHSDVFLGLNLPTDSWTMNTPFELLDEDQRNELWDVLLDSNGRWPFDSASGIRLALTVWQNSDGSGKAASWFDRLGYNPDIFSAWLARVGTESLEDNPLSLLNPSAALAEFLVAMGLDSTDGEINQDQLREFMAALSAPLRIFTGPDKGAAVYGSVQNDMLAGTDTGDLLYGMDGSDTLEGRAGDDILAGGIGNDVLRGGVGNDTIFGEDGNDILDGGTGSDRLRGGAGMDTYVLYAGAPGDIDRITDADGIGVLEIDGNSNWAVGLVATSENTWEAADGYIRVTVASAGDSKQLVIRLGTTGGTTIVENWTPGTFGILLPGYRPPSDPTVGTDQSDYLNPYIDALPSTPVHLAGGAGRDMILGTDNDAADLLEGGDGSDIINANGGSDLILAGGGNDFVSGFGDEATAYGGKGDDVLSARHAFGFNFRVSPELPMDETTVWRDIESYFSWQGAKQMTTDGTGGLVGYATFTLGDAFDFSGKSGVAGWTYRFQRIDTSRYSLQYFSAAEPDGVTGTNGVFAFGGGVGDTHTIGVSLYGEEGDDVLIGGAGSDLLDGGTGDDVISGSAGQDMVFGGDGNDLLSGGTGNDRLDGGEGTDEIYGEAGADVIDGGTGNDLLWGDGQSDQLTGGDDILHGGAGNDQLVGQAGDDILSGGADDDLLAGGTGQDRLLGDGGNDELQGGDGDDLLDGGVGDDVLHGQAGKDVLFGGDGADQMAGGDDDDRLDGGSGDDLLLGQQGNDILLGGAGYDELQGGEGDDRLTGGTGNDRLFGEAGSDVLDGGDGNDFLNGGSDSDKLSGGVGADTLNGGDGDDLLDSGDSNDILDGEAGNDTIYGGAGNDTIDGDDGDDLIQAGIGDDSVYGGAGNDVIDAEDGNDNVTAAQGNDRVHGGAGNDYLEGGEGDDVLAGDEGNDILLGDAGNDTLDGGDGQNQYRFRRGFGTDTVLVKQGSTDLLYFLDGITADELRYVREGQDLVVSLESGDSVRVVGYFAAATAVRIQTDDLKVVTRSQFDTGIMYGTPIRGGTDADTLNGTKDNERLYGLHGNDTIDGGDGNDLIEGGAGDDTLTDGRGGDVLLGGDGNDTIHLVADGMADEDLVDGGSGDDTYHVALGSGYDVIGRLDAADAGSDVIHMVGVNSDAVTNFQISGTTLGVMIASGGWSNASVSNALMLEGFLANNNHRIVFADGVEFTAANFEARWWSGTSGDDLQTGTFAPDSMDGGAGNDTLSGMGGSDTLQGGDGDDILDGGEDNDTLYDGAGADIVRGGAGNDRIYASVDSSIDRFVGGSGDDRYCYNHTFYSSTWRTTVNSSEIEELENGGIDTIYSNYHDVILGANIENAVITPSNYWWPGEPNRITGNALDNVIQIVLNSTSDTQEYILDGAGGKDTLIGGFTRDTYIVDGLDDVIVENGFSDSSDTVQASIDYSIEGREELENLRLTGNAVRGTGNSDNNIIEGHLVDAVNRLAGLDGNDTYLITRKDQVIEQAGGGNDTVVIAGWDELTSQAMWVSVADYANVENLRLYNIGTQGPNGTIALRANLQGDLGDNVLTGNMYANEIRGGAGNDVIRGNHFLTEFNLAISSNEADTLYGEEGDDTIHAALYGADIHGGRGNDVLYGTVGFNGDGRTYGTRAGSDNFFYEAGDGTDRIISVNGSRDTDRVIFGEGIIAEQATWTRDGFDLIVQLGTAADDRLIIEGYWREDWNNPGELVLVRTIDEFVFADGTIRRGDLAQLQITNDPPVANWFQYDVSPRTGQAFSLALPAGSFVDDADETLTYAVDGPEWLQIDSATGTISGTPPLGLEWFGFNLIATDQHGASTAMYLELRTVAVIEGTADDDSLVGTWQREELLGFGGNDRLAGNGGGDVLRGGAGDDTYVLDSQDMTTIVELEGEGTDTVESSLSAYTADENIERVVLVEGSSAQAAYGRDGRQTLIGNSQNNTLDGGSGADDMRGGAGNDIYYLDDVGDTVVELSAQGTDTVYAMVSATLSANVENGYLDGQGNLSLIGNASANRLYGSSGHNVLDGGQGNDIMEGYGGDDNYYVDTDSDRVTESANAGIDTVVRSAGSQVQLAGNVENLRLTGSGQATGNALDNLIEGSEAANTLLGLAGNDTLNGRGGNDQLAGGAGNDRLIGGAGDDTYVIDGSSGSDIINNTGGGNDTLLVNGVASSRLSFKRDGNDLLVHIDGATIAAARVSGHFLGGDAGMDVVQASNARYTATQIAQLINSSSPDRTINGTASGEQLTGGTGRDLIDGLGGNDTLLGMGGNDTLRGGAGNDTLSGGSGNGTGSGDDTLEGGAGNDTLRGEDGDDLMLGGANDDTYVFGSGRDVIDNTGGGIDRLQFQDGQPVSNLRFTRDGDDLVIALASGANSSVRVTKHFLGGDFALDVLQPGSGTQLDTAAINARVSSSDGEANPADYARVLTGTAANDQLSGNTSKELLRGLAGNDTLFGMLGDDRIEGGDGDDFLWGGSGSFGGSGNDMLYGGAGNDTLVGEDGNDLLFGGTGDDVYTYREGNGVDTVSVGGGSDSIFMTGIERTRLSFHRNGDDLIVRVDGDANQQVSVLKHFLGSDNALWMIQPEDGGHGISAAEFETLLTPMQAGNTTASASRTSGSNRLMASVSTEIVAVDHTKDPLATTASRRPVQRAVLAEVNQLVDAMGVFQTGAANLDVGLAPDVEAGILGGARSWVAQNASSRYQIQ; this comes from the coding sequence ATGGCTGAAGCTTTCCTGGGGCAGTTGGATATTATCGCTAGGGACAACGGCGGAAGCGTGGTGCGAGAGATCACCGCCGACGAGGCATGGGCCTTTCACAGCGATGTCTTCCTCGGCCTCAACCTGCCCACCGACTCCTGGACCATGAACACCCCATTCGAACTGCTGGACGAAGACCAGCGAAACGAACTGTGGGATGTTTTGCTCGACAGCAACGGGCGTTGGCCCTTCGACAGCGCATCCGGAATCCGGCTGGCCCTGACTGTCTGGCAGAACAGCGACGGCAGCGGCAAGGCTGCCTCCTGGTTCGACCGGCTGGGCTATAACCCGGACATCTTCTCCGCCTGGTTGGCGCGCGTCGGTACCGAGAGTCTGGAGGACAACCCGCTATCGTTACTTAATCCGTCCGCTGCGCTGGCCGAGTTCCTTGTCGCCATGGGGCTGGACAGCACTGACGGCGAGATCAACCAGGATCAGCTACGCGAATTCATGGCGGCGCTGAGCGCCCCCTTGCGCATCTTCACCGGCCCCGACAAGGGCGCCGCGGTCTATGGCAGCGTCCAGAACGACATGCTGGCCGGTACCGACACCGGCGACCTGCTGTACGGCATGGACGGGAGCGACACATTGGAGGGCCGCGCGGGCGACGATATCCTGGCCGGGGGAATCGGTAACGATGTGCTGCGTGGCGGCGTCGGCAACGACACGATATTCGGCGAGGACGGCAACGACATCCTTGATGGTGGAACCGGTAGCGACCGCTTGCGCGGTGGCGCGGGCATGGATACCTATGTGCTCTATGCGGGGGCGCCAGGCGACATCGACCGCATCACCGACGCCGACGGCATTGGCGTGCTGGAGATCGATGGCAACAGCAACTGGGCAGTCGGGTTGGTGGCCACCTCAGAGAACACCTGGGAAGCCGCAGACGGATATATCCGCGTCACGGTGGCCTCGGCGGGCGACAGCAAGCAACTGGTGATCCGTCTGGGAACCACGGGCGGGACCACGATTGTCGAAAACTGGACGCCCGGCACGTTCGGTATCCTGCTTCCTGGGTATCGGCCGCCGAGCGATCCAACCGTTGGCACGGACCAATCCGACTATTTGAATCCCTACATCGACGCCCTTCCGAGCACGCCGGTCCATCTTGCCGGAGGGGCCGGGCGGGACATGATCCTGGGAACCGACAACGATGCCGCCGATCTGCTGGAAGGCGGGGACGGCAGCGACATCATCAATGCCAATGGCGGCAGTGACCTGATCCTGGCAGGCGGCGGTAATGATTTCGTTTCCGGTTTTGGCGACGAGGCGACCGCTTATGGCGGAAAGGGCGATGACGTCCTGAGCGCCAGGCATGCATTCGGCTTCAACTTCCGGGTGTCGCCAGAGTTGCCAATGGACGAAACCACCGTCTGGCGCGACATCGAGTCGTACTTCAGCTGGCAGGGCGCCAAGCAGATGACTACTGATGGGACTGGGGGATTGGTGGGTTACGCCACTTTCACACTTGGGGATGCTTTCGACTTCAGCGGTAAGTCAGGAGTTGCTGGCTGGACTTACCGTTTTCAAAGGATCGACACATCACGCTATTCCCTGCAGTACTTCAGCGCTGCTGAACCCGATGGTGTTACCGGTACAAACGGCGTGTTTGCGTTCGGGGGAGGCGTCGGTGACACTCATACCATCGGCGTTTCACTCTACGGCGAGGAGGGAGATGACGTGCTGATCGGCGGTGCCGGCAGCGATTTGCTCGATGGCGGCACCGGCGACGACGTGATCTCCGGCAGCGCGGGGCAGGATATGGTCTTTGGCGGCGATGGTAATGACCTGCTGTCCGGCGGCACCGGTAATGACCGTCTGGACGGTGGCGAAGGTACGGACGAAATATACGGAGAGGCTGGCGCGGACGTAATTGACGGCGGCACCGGCAATGACCTGCTCTGGGGTGACGGCCAGTCCGACCAACTCACAGGTGGCGACGACATTTTGCACGGAGGCGCGGGCAACGATCAGCTGGTTGGGCAGGCTGGCGATGACATTCTTTCCGGTGGGGCCGACGACGATCTGCTGGCCGGTGGAACGGGACAGGATCGCCTGCTCGGCGATGGCGGCAACGACGAACTGCAGGGCGGCGATGGCGACGATCTGCTCGATGGTGGCGTCGGTGACGATGTACTGCACGGGCAGGCCGGCAAGGATGTGCTGTTTGGCGGCGACGGGGCGGACCAGATGGCTGGCGGCGATGACGATGACCGGCTCGATGGCGGATCCGGTGACGATCTCCTGCTGGGTCAGCAGGGCAACGACATTCTGCTCGGCGGCGCGGGATACGACGAGTTGCAAGGTGGCGAAGGCGACGACAGGCTCACTGGTGGTACCGGAAATGACCGCCTGTTCGGCGAAGCCGGCAGTGACGTACTCGACGGTGGAGATGGCAACGACTTCTTGAATGGCGGCAGCGACAGCGACAAGCTCAGTGGTGGCGTCGGCGCGGATACTCTGAATGGCGGCGACGGCGACGACCTTCTGGATAGTGGCGACTCCAACGATATTCTCGACGGCGAGGCTGGCAACGATACGATCTACGGCGGGGCTGGCAACGACACCATCGATGGTGACGACGGCGACGATCTGATTCAGGCCGGCATCGGCGACGACAGTGTCTACGGTGGCGCAGGCAACGACGTCATCGATGCCGAGGACGGCAATGACAATGTCACCGCTGCGCAGGGCAACGACCGTGTCCACGGTGGAGCCGGCAACGATTATCTGGAGGGCGGTGAGGGGGACGACGTCCTCGCGGGCGACGAGGGCAACGACATCCTGCTCGGCGATGCCGGCAACGACACCCTCGACGGTGGCGACGGCCAGAACCAGTATCGTTTCCGCCGGGGATTCGGCACCGATACCGTGCTGGTGAAACAGGGCAGCACCGATCTTCTGTATTTTCTCGATGGCATCACCGCGGACGAGCTGCGGTACGTCCGCGAGGGACAGGATCTGGTCGTCTCGCTCGAGAGCGGCGACAGCGTTCGCGTCGTCGGCTACTTCGCCGCCGCCACGGCGGTGCGGATCCAGACCGACGACCTTAAGGTGGTGACGCGTTCCCAGTTCGACACCGGCATCATGTATGGAACACCGATCCGTGGTGGCACCGACGCAGATACCTTGAATGGCACCAAGGACAACGAACGCCTATACGGCCTGCACGGCAACGACACGATCGACGGAGGTGACGGCAACGACCTCATCGAAGGCGGGGCTGGCGATGACACACTGACCGATGGACGCGGCGGCGACGTGCTGCTGGGCGGCGATGGCAACGACACCATCCATCTGGTAGCCGATGGCATGGCGGACGAGGACCTCGTAGACGGTGGAAGCGGTGACGATACCTATCACGTGGCCTTGGGATCCGGTTACGACGTGATCGGCCGACTCGATGCCGCCGATGCAGGGAGCGACGTGATCCACATGGTCGGGGTGAACTCCGACGCGGTCACTAATTTCCAGATCAGCGGAACCACGCTGGGCGTCATGATCGCCAGCGGCGGTTGGTCCAACGCCAGTGTTTCCAACGCGTTGATGCTGGAAGGCTTCCTTGCCAACAACAATCACCGCATCGTTTTTGCCGACGGCGTGGAGTTCACCGCCGCCAACTTCGAGGCACGCTGGTGGAGCGGCACCAGTGGCGACGACTTGCAAACCGGTACCTTCGCACCGGACTCCATGGATGGCGGTGCCGGCAACGACACCCTGTCCGGCATGGGCGGCAGCGACACGCTGCAGGGCGGGGACGGCGACGACATCCTGGATGGTGGTGAAGACAACGACACGTTGTACGACGGTGCGGGCGCGGACATCGTACGGGGAGGCGCGGGCAATGACCGGATCTATGCCAGCGTGGACAGTTCAATCGACCGCTTCGTTGGTGGCAGTGGCGACGACAGGTACTGCTACAACCATACGTTCTACTCGTCCACTTGGAGGACAACCGTCAACTCCAGCGAGATCGAGGAGCTGGAAAACGGTGGCATCGACACGATCTACTCTAATTACCACGACGTGATCCTGGGTGCGAACATCGAGAACGCCGTGATCACGCCTTCCAACTATTGGTGGCCGGGTGAGCCCAACCGCATTACCGGCAATGCGCTGGACAATGTCATCCAGATAGTGCTGAACAGCACGTCAGACACGCAGGAATATATTCTCGACGGTGCCGGAGGCAAGGACACACTGATCGGTGGCTTTACGCGCGACACCTATATCGTCGACGGCCTGGACGATGTGATCGTCGAGAACGGATTTTCGGACAGCAGCGACACCGTGCAGGCGAGCATCGATTACTCGATCGAGGGCCGCGAAGAGCTTGAGAATCTGCGCCTGACCGGAAACGCCGTCCGCGGTACCGGCAACAGCGACAACAACATCATCGAAGGCCATCTGGTCGATGCGGTGAACCGGCTGGCTGGATTAGATGGCAACGACACCTACTTGATCACCCGGAAGGACCAAGTGATCGAACAGGCCGGCGGCGGCAACGATACGGTGGTCATCGCCGGCTGGGATGAGCTGACCTCGCAGGCGATGTGGGTCTCGGTGGCCGACTATGCGAATGTAGAGAATCTGCGTCTCTACAACATTGGAACTCAAGGTCCTAACGGCACCATCGCGCTGCGCGCCAACCTGCAGGGCGACCTTGGCGACAATGTGCTCACCGGCAACATGTATGCCAACGAGATCCGTGGTGGAGCCGGCAACGATGTCATCCGCGGAAACCATTTCCTGACAGAGTTCAACCTTGCTATCAGCAGCAACGAGGCCGATACGCTGTATGGCGAAGAGGGAGACGACACCATTCACGCGGCCTTGTACGGCGCCGACATCCACGGTGGCCGCGGCAACGACGTGCTGTACGGCACGGTCGGGTTCAACGGCGATGGCAGGACCTACGGCACGCGCGCAGGAAGCGACAACTTCTTTTATGAAGCCGGCGACGGTACCGACCGCATCATTTCCGTCAACGGAAGTCGCGATACTGATCGGGTGATCTTCGGTGAGGGCATCATCGCCGAACAGGCGACCTGGACCCGTGACGGGTTCGATCTGATCGTCCAGCTTGGCACCGCTGCCGACGATCGCTTGATTATCGAGGGTTATTGGCGCGAGGACTGGAACAATCCCGGCGAGCTGGTGCTGGTGCGGACCATCGACGAGTTCGTGTTCGCCGACGGCACCATTCGCCGTGGCGATCTTGCGCAACTGCAGATCACCAACGATCCGCCGGTGGCCAACTGGTTCCAGTACGATGTCAGCCCTCGCACAGGCCAGGCTTTCAGCTTGGCGCTTCCTGCCGGCAGCTTCGTCGACGATGCAGACGAAACGCTCACCTATGCGGTGGATGGGCCAGAATGGCTGCAGATCGATTCCGCCACCGGTACCATCAGCGGCACGCCGCCCTTGGGTTTGGAGTGGTTCGGCTTCAATCTGATCGCGACCGATCAACACGGCGCCTCAACCGCGATGTACCTGGAGTTGCGCACTGTCGCGGTGATCGAGGGAACCGCAGACGACGACAGTCTTGTCGGTACCTGGCAGCGTGAAGAACTGTTGGGGTTTGGCGGCAACGATCGCCTCGCCGGCAATGGCGGCGGCGATGTGCTGCGGGGTGGGGCTGGCGACGACACCTATGTCTTGGATAGTCAGGACATGACCACTATCGTCGAACTGGAGGGAGAAGGCACCGATACCGTCGAAAGCAGCCTGTCTGCCTATACCGCAGACGAGAATATCGAGCGCGTTGTATTGGTCGAGGGCAGCAGTGCCCAGGCAGCCTATGGACGCGACGGCCGTCAGACCCTGATTGGCAACAGCCAGAACAATACGCTGGATGGCGGCAGTGGTGCCGACGACATGCGTGGCGGCGCGGGCAACGATATCTATTATCTCGACGACGTCGGCGATACCGTGGTGGAGTTGTCAGCCCAGGGGACCGATACGGTCTACGCCATGGTGTCTGCCACGCTCTCAGCCAATGTCGAGAACGGTTATCTGGATGGACAAGGAAACCTGTCGCTGATCGGCAACGCATCGGCCAATCGGCTCTACGGCAGTAGCGGCCATAACGTGCTCGACGGTGGTCAGGGCAATGACATCATGGAAGGTTACGGCGGTGACGATAACTACTACGTCGATACCGATTCGGACCGGGTCACCGAGTCCGCCAACGCGGGCATCGATACCGTCGTGCGCTCCGCCGGTTCGCAGGTGCAGTTAGCCGGCAATGTCGAGAACCTGCGCTTGACCGGCAGTGGGCAAGCCACGGGCAACGCACTGGACAATCTCATCGAAGGCAGCGAAGCGGCCAATACCCTGCTTGGCCTTGCCGGTAACGACACGTTGAACGGACGCGGTGGTAACGACCAGCTGGCCGGTGGCGCCGGCAATGACCGGCTGATTGGCGGCGCCGGCGACGATACCTATGTCATCGATGGCAGCTCTGGCAGCGACATCATCAACAACACCGGTGGCGGCAACGACACCTTGCTGGTGAATGGCGTGGCCAGCAGCCGGCTGTCGTTCAAGCGCGACGGCAACGACCTCCTGGTGCACATCGATGGCGCTACGATCGCAGCGGCACGCGTCAGCGGCCACTTCCTGGGCGGTGATGCCGGCATGGATGTCGTGCAAGCCAGCAACGCACGCTATACCGCAACGCAGATCGCACAGCTGATCAACAGCAGCAGTCCCGACCGGACCATCAATGGCACCGCCTCCGGAGAGCAACTGACTGGCGGGACTGGCAGGGATCTGATCGACGGACTGGGCGGTAACGACACCTTGTTGGGCATGGGCGGCAACGATACCTTGCGAGGTGGCGCCGGCAACGACACATTGTCCGGTGGCAGCGGCAATGGCACCGGCAGCGGTGACGACACGTTGGAGGGTGGCGCTGGCAACGACACATTGCGCGGTGAGGATGGCGATGACCTCATGCTGGGCGGCGCCAACGACGATACCTATGTATTCGGCAGCGGCCGCGATGTGATTGACAATACCGGAGGCGGTATCGACCGTCTGCAATTCCAGGATGGACAACCGGTCAGCAACCTACGATTCACCCGCGATGGGGATGACCTGGTGATTGCATTGGCCAGCGGCGCTAATAGCAGTGTGCGTGTGACCAAGCACTTCCTTGGCGGCGATTTCGCGTTGGATGTCCTGCAGCCCGGCAGCGGCACCCAGTTGGATACCGCAGCGATCAATGCCCGTGTGTCCAGCAGTGACGGCGAGGCCAATCCGGCCGACTATGCGCGCGTGCTGACCGGTACCGCCGCGAACGATCAGCTGAGCGGCAATACAAGCAAGGAACTGCTCCGCGGCCTGGCCGGCAACGACACCCTATTTGGCATGCTCGGTGACGACCGCATCGAAGGCGGTGATGGCGATGATTTTCTGTGGGGTGGCAGCGGTTCTTTCGGCGGATCGGGCAACGACATGCTCTACGGTGGCGCGGGCAACGACACTCTCGTTGGCGAGGACGGCAACGACCTGTTGTTCGGTGGTACGGGTGACGATGTCTACACCTATCGTGAGGGCAATGGCGTGGACACCGTGAGTGTCGGTGGCGGCAGCGATTCCATCTTCATGACTGGTATCGAGCGGACGCGTTTGAGCTTCCACCGCAACGGCGACGACCTGATCGTGCGAGTGGACGGCGACGCCAATCAGCAGGTGAGCGTGCTCAAGCACTTCCTGGGCAGCGACAACGCTCTATGGATGATCCAGCCCGAAGATGGTGGGCACGGCATTTCAGCGGCGGAGTTCGAAACATTGCTGACACCGATGCAAGCTGGCAATACCACGGCATCGGCTAGCCGCACCTCAGGCAGTAATCGTTTGATGGCTTCTGTGTCGACCGAGATTGTGGCCGTTGACCACACCAAGGATCCGCTGGCCACCACTGCGTCCCGACGTCCGGTGCAGCGTGCGGTATTGGCTGAGGTCAATCAGTTGGTCGATGCAATGGGCGTGTTTCAAACCGGCGCTGCGAATCTCGACGTCGGCTTGGCGCCTGACGTAGAGGCTGGAATTCTGGGCGGAGCAAGATCTTGGGTGGCGCAAAATGCCAGTAGTCGTTATCAGATCCAATAA
- a CDS encoding IS5 family transposase (programmed frameshift) produces the protein MTRRKEIPIALWKRIEPLIPQVKRSPKGGRPRISDQQALNGIVYVLRTGMPWEDLPVELGYGSGMTCWRRLRDWQAAGVWHRLHQVLLTELRRAQRLDLSRASLDAASVAFPPGGAYTGPNPTDRGKLGSKRHLIVDRNGVPLAVCVTGANRHDSVVFEELIDALPPIGGKPGRPRRWPDKLHADKAYDIDRCRAFLKQRGIIARIARKGIERNDRLGRHRWVVERTHAWFAGMGKLRIRFERRIDLHLALLSLACSIICLRLLPGFC, from the exons ATGACACGTCGCAAAGAGATCCCCATTGCGCTGTGGAAGCGCATCGAGCCGCTGATTCCCCAAGTGAAGCGTTCGCCCAAAGGTGGACGGCCGCGCATCAGTGATCAGCAAGCCCTCAACGGCATCGTCTATGTCTTGCGCACGGGCATGCCATGGGAAGACCTGCCTGTGGAACTGGGCTATGGCAGCGGCATGACCTGCTGGCGCCGGTTGCGTGATTGGCAAGCCGCCGGTGTGTGGCATCGTCTGCATCAGGTGTTGCTGACCGAGCTGCGTCGCGCCCAGAGGCTGGATCTGAGCCGAGCCAGTCTGGACGCCGCCAGTGTGGCCT TCCCCCCGGGGGGCGCCTACACCGGGCCAAACCCGACCGATCGCGGCAAACTCGGCAGCAAACGGCATCTGATCGTGGACCGCAACGGCGTGCCCTTGGCAGTGTGCGTCACCGGCGCCAATCGGCACGACTCGGTCGTGTTCGAGGAGTTGATCGACGCCTTGCCGCCAATTGGTGGCAAACCAGGGCGCCCGCGACGTTGGCCAGACAAATTGCACGCCGACAAGGCTTACGACATCGACCGCTGTCGCGCCTTCCTCAAGCAGCGCGGCATCATTGCGCGGATCGCACGCAAGGGAATCGAGCGCAACGACCGGTTGGGCCGTCATCGCTGGGTCGTCGAGCGCACGCATGCCTGGTTCGCAGGCATGGGCAAACTGCGCATCCGCTTTGAACGCCGCATCGATCTCCACTTGGCGTTGCTCTCGCTTGCATGCTCCATCATCTGCTTACGGCTTCTTCCTGGGTTTTGTTAG
- a CDS encoding IS3 family transposase (programmed frameshift) has product MSKTKYSPEVRERAVRLVREHQGEYGSQWAAIESIAGKIGCSSQTLCNWVRQAERDAGKRQGLTTDERTRMKALEREVRELRQANEILRKASAYFCPGGARPPLQALTTFVTEHCDVHGVEPICKVLQVAPSTYYRHAQREADANLRPNRWWKDQALRPQIRRVWEQNRQVYGVRKVWRQLKREGYAVARCTVERLMGALGLRGVVRGKVVKTTISDKRPCPLDKVNRQFHAPSPNRLWVSDFTYVSTWAGFVYVAFVIDVYARRIVGWKVSQTAHTDFVLDALEQALHARRPTEGGLIHHSDRGVQYVSIRYTERLADAGIEPSVGSVGDSYDNALAETINGLYKAEVIHRRAWRNRQDVELATLDWVDWYNHKRLLGSIGNIPPAEAEEAYYRQQAGYAKAA; this is encoded by the exons ATGAGCAAGACGAAATATTCACCGGAAGTGCGAGAGCGCGCGGTTCGGCTGGTGCGGGAGCATCAGGGCGAGTACGGCTCGCAGTGGGCGGCGATCGAATCGATTGCCGGGAAGATTGGCTGTTCGTCGCAGACGCTGTGCAACTGGGTGCGTCAGGCCGAGCGTGATGCCGGCAAGCGTCAGGGGCTGACGACGGACGAGCGGACGCGGATGAAAGCGCTGGAACGCGAAGTGCGCGAGCTGAGGCAAGCCAACGAGATCCTGCGCAAGGCCAGCGCGTATT TTTGCCCAGGCGGAGCTCGACCGCCGCTTCAAGCCCTGACCACGTTCGTGACCGAACATTGCGATGTTCACGGGGTCGAGCCAATCTGCAAGGTGCTGCAGGTTGCCCCGTCGACGTATTACCGCCACGCGCAGCGGGAAGCGGACGCGAACTTGCGCCCGAACCGCTGGTGGAAGGACCAGGCGCTGCGCCCGCAGATCCGGCGGGTATGGGAGCAGAACCGACAGGTGTACGGCGTGCGCAAGGTCTGGCGGCAGCTCAAGCGCGAGGGCTATGCGGTGGCCCGCTGCACGGTGGAGCGACTGATGGGCGCACTTGGCCTGCGCGGCGTGGTACGCGGGAAGGTGGTCAAGACCACGATCAGCGACAAGCGGCCGTGCCCGCTGGACAAGGTGAACCGACAGTTCCATGCGCCGTCGCCGAACCGACTGTGGGTCAGCGACTTCACGTATGTCTCGACCTGGGCCGGGTTCGTGTACGTGGCCTTCGTGATCGACGTGTACGCACGGCGGATCGTGGGCTGGAAGGTGTCGCAGACGGCGCACACGGACTTCGTGCTGGACGCGCTGGAGCAGGCGCTGCATGCGCGTCGTCCAACCGAAGGCGGCCTGATCCACCACTCCGACCGCGGCGTGCAGTATGTGTCGATCCGCTACACCGAGCGGCTGGCCGACGCCGGGATCGAGCCGTCGGTGGGCAGCGTGGGCGATAGCTATGACAACGCGTTGGCCGAGACGATCAACGGGTTGTACAAGGCCGAGGTGATCCACCGGCGCGCGTGGCGCAACCGCCAGGATGTGGAACTGGCCACGCTGGATTGGGTGGACTGGTACAACCACAAACGCTTGCTGGGGTCGATCGGGAACATTCCGCCAGCGGAAGCCGAAGAGGCTTACTATCGACAACAGGCCGGTTACGCCAAAGCGGCGTGA
- a CDS encoding HD-GYP domain-containing protein, translated as MPPRPLLCVDDESSNLATLRQLLRDDFALVFAKSGGEALDAVTRHTPALILLDVELPDMDGYAVARTLKQQPSSNAIPILFVTSRNSEHDERAGLEAGAADYVNKPYSPALLKARIATQLKLAENARLAQQYRDAIHLLGTAGQGQDADTGAHIWRMAVYARILAEAVGWSPQQAQTLQDAAPLHDAGKIAVPGSILQKPDSLDEHERSVVRQHPQVGHDLLRHGRGPVFQLAAEIALHHHECWDGSGYPKGLVGDAIPESARIVAVADVFDALCGRRASKSAWTVEDAMRKLDSMSGKQLEPRLVQHFRQALPQILQIKDAWESPAAPR; from the coding sequence ATGCCCCCCCGTCCCCTGCTCTGTGTCGACGACGAATCCAGCAATCTGGCGACCCTGCGCCAGCTGCTGCGCGACGATTTCGCGCTGGTGTTCGCCAAATCCGGTGGTGAAGCGCTGGACGCAGTGACGCGCCACACGCCGGCACTGATCCTGCTGGATGTCGAATTGCCGGACATGGACGGCTACGCGGTGGCGCGCACGCTCAAACAGCAGCCGTCCAGCAATGCCATCCCGATCTTGTTCGTGACCTCGCGCAACAGCGAGCACGACGAACGCGCCGGGCTGGAAGCGGGCGCGGCCGATTATGTGAACAAGCCCTATTCGCCTGCGCTGCTCAAGGCGCGTATCGCCACCCAGTTGAAGCTGGCCGAAAACGCGCGCCTGGCGCAGCAATACCGCGACGCGATCCATCTGCTCGGTACCGCCGGCCAAGGTCAAGACGCCGACACCGGCGCGCATATCTGGCGCATGGCCGTGTATGCACGCATCCTGGCCGAGGCGGTAGGTTGGTCGCCGCAGCAGGCTCAAACCCTGCAAGACGCCGCACCCTTGCACGACGCCGGCAAAATTGCAGTGCCCGGCAGCATTTTGCAAAAGCCCGATTCGCTGGACGAACACGAACGCTCTGTGGTGCGCCAGCACCCCCAGGTCGGCCACGACCTGCTGCGCCACGGACGCGGACCGGTCTTCCAACTTGCCGCGGAAATCGCACTGCATCACCACGAATGCTGGGACGGCAGCGGCTATCCGAAGGGATTGGTCGGCGACGCCATCCCCGAGTCAGCGCGCATCGTCGCGGTGGCCGATGTGTTCGATGCACTGTGCGGGCGGCGCGCATCGAAGTCAGCGTGGACGGTGGAAGACGCCATGCGCAAGCTCGACAGCATGTCCGGCAAGCAGCTGGAACCACGCCTAGTGCAGCATTTCCGCCAAGCATTACCGCAGATCCTGCAGATCAAGGACGCCTGGGAGAGCCCGGCCGCGCCGCGCTGA